A part of Capsicum annuum cultivar UCD-10X-F1 chromosome 6, UCD10Xv1.1, whole genome shotgun sequence genomic DNA contains:
- the LOC107873368 gene encoding oleosin L — MADYYGQPQQTQHQLIHPGGGQTQQQPRSHQMVKAATAVTAGGSLLLLSGLTLAATVIALTVATPVLVIFSPVIVPAVITVFLLFSGFLASGGFGVAAVSVLSWIYRYVTGKRPPGADQLEHARHKLASKAGEMKDRAQDFGQQHITGTQQT, encoded by the coding sequence ATGGCTGATTACTATGGACAGCCCCAACAAACTCAGCACCAGCTCATCCACCCTGGAGGAGGGCAGACGCAACAACAGCCTCGTTCCCACCAGATGGTGAAGGCAGCTACTGCTGTCACGGCTGGGGGATCACTGCTTCTTCTTTCCGGCTTGACTTTAGCCGCAACGGTGATTGCACTCACCGTTGCAACTCCCGTGCTGGTGATTTTTAGCCCGGTGATTGTACCTGCTGTTATTACCGTCTTTTTGTTGTTCTCAGGGTTCTTGGCTTCGGGTGGGTTTGGCGTGGCGGCGGTTAGCGTGTTGTCATGGATCTATCGATACGTGACAGGAAAACGACCACCTGGTGCAGACCAGTTGGAGCACGCAAGGCACAAGTTGGCTAGCAAGGCTGGGGAGATGAAAGACAGGGCTCAGGATTTTGGGCAGCAACACATCACTGGAACCCAGCAGACTTGA